A window of the Rhizobium brockwellii genome harbors these coding sequences:
- the moaA gene encoding GTP 3',8-cyclase MoaA, translating into MNTRVGTIGDALPLVADAHPMIDPFGRAVTYLRVSVTDRCDFRCTYCMAENMTFLPKKDLLTLEELDRLCSAFIAKGVGKIRLTGGEPLVRKNIMYLVRQLGQKIGSGLDELTLTTNGSQLSRHAEELYDCGVRRINVSLDTLDPDKFRKITRWGDFAKVMEGIDAAQKAGLKIKLNAVALKDFNDAEMPELLRFAHGRGMDLTVIETMPMGEIEEDRTDQYLPLSKLRADLEDQFTLADIDYQTGGPARYVRVEETGGRLGFITPMTHNFCESCNRVRLTCTGTLYMCLGQNDAADLRASLRATEDDALLHAAIDEAITRKPKGHDFIIDRTHNRPAVARHMSVTGG; encoded by the coding sequence GTGAACACCAGAGTCGGAACGATAGGCGATGCATTGCCGCTGGTAGCGGATGCACATCCGATGATCGACCCCTTCGGGCGGGCGGTCACCTATCTCCGCGTCTCCGTCACCGACCGCTGCGATTTCCGCTGCACCTATTGCATGGCGGAGAATATGACCTTCCTGCCCAAGAAGGATCTCTTGACGCTGGAAGAGCTCGACCGGCTCTGTTCCGCCTTCATCGCCAAGGGTGTCGGCAAGATCAGGCTGACCGGCGGCGAGCCCCTGGTGCGCAAGAACATCATGTATCTGGTTCGCCAGCTCGGCCAGAAGATCGGCTCCGGCCTCGACGAATTGACGCTGACCACCAACGGCTCGCAGCTTTCGCGCCATGCCGAGGAGCTCTATGATTGCGGCGTGCGCCGGATCAACGTCTCGCTGGATACGCTCGACCCCGACAAGTTCCGCAAGATCACCCGCTGGGGCGATTTCGCCAAGGTCATGGAAGGCATCGACGCAGCTCAAAAGGCAGGGTTGAAGATCAAGCTCAACGCCGTGGCGCTGAAGGATTTCAACGATGCCGAGATGCCGGAGCTGCTGCGCTTCGCCCATGGCCGCGGCATGGATCTCACCGTCATCGAAACCATGCCGATGGGTGAGATCGAAGAAGACCGCACCGACCAGTACCTGCCGCTTTCGAAACTGCGCGCTGATCTCGAAGACCAGTTCACCCTTGCTGACATCGATTACCAGACCGGCGGCCCGGCGCGTTACGTCAGGGTCGAGGAAACCGGTGGCCGCCTCGGCTTCATCACGCCGATGACCCATAATTTCTGCGAGAGCTGCAACCGCGTCCGCCTCACCTGCACCGGCACGCTCTACATGTGCCTCGGCCAGAACGACGCCGCCGATCTCCGCGCGAGCCTCCGCGCCACCGAAGACGACGCCCTCCTCCACGCCGCCATCGACGAGGCCATCACCCGCAAGCCGAAGGGCCACGACTTCATCATCGACCGCACGCATAATCGCCCAGCAGTCGCGCGGCATATGAGTGTCACCGGAGGGTAA
- a CDS encoding class I SAM-dependent methyltransferase, with translation MNSMNTNYSIRDEIRDFWSERAATFDQSVGHEIFSEAERKGWQRLIRKHLGEGQGRAALDLACGTAVISHLMHGAGFAVTGLDWSDAMLAQARAKAKKRGTDIRFVSGDAENTMEPRESYDVITNRHLVWTLVDPASAFKEWFAVLKPGGKVLILDGNMGKETWVKGLQKLWTKVTGKPAASHMTPEMMARHQKIRSRVHFSSQMPAEAVVDLLRQAGFTDIVVDRKLSDIHWAQARKMPFLRGLERMVQERFAICARKPG, from the coding sequence ATGAATTCCATGAATACGAACTACTCCATCCGCGATGAAATCCGCGATTTCTGGTCGGAACGGGCGGCGACCTTCGACCAGAGCGTCGGTCATGAAATCTTTTCGGAAGCGGAGCGCAAAGGCTGGCAGCGGCTGATCAGAAAACATCTCGGCGAGGGGCAAGGGCGAGCGGCGCTCGATCTTGCCTGCGGCACCGCCGTCATCTCGCATCTGATGCACGGCGCCGGCTTTGCGGTCACCGGCCTCGACTGGTCGGATGCGATGCTGGCACAGGCGCGCGCCAAGGCGAAGAAGCGTGGCACCGATATCCGCTTCGTGTCCGGCGACGCCGAAAACACGATGGAGCCACGGGAAAGCTACGACGTCATTACCAACCGGCATCTCGTCTGGACGCTGGTGGACCCAGCTTCCGCCTTCAAGGAATGGTTCGCGGTGCTGAAGCCGGGCGGCAAGGTGCTGATCCTCGACGGCAATATGGGCAAGGAAACCTGGGTGAAGGGGTTGCAGAAGCTCTGGACGAAGGTGACCGGCAAGCCGGCGGCAAGCCACATGACGCCGGAGATGATGGCCCGGCACCAGAAGATCCGCTCACGCGTGCATTTCTCCAGCCAGATGCCGGCCGAAGCAGTCGTCGATCTTCTGCGCCAAGCCGGATTTACGGATATTGTCGTCGACCGCAAGCTCAGCGATATTCATTGGGCGCAGGCGCGCAAGATGCCGTTTTTGCGCGGGCTGGAGCGGATGGTGCAGGAGCGGTTTGCGATTTGTGCGCGTAAGCCTGGGTGA
- a CDS encoding ABC transporter substrate-binding protein, whose amino-acid sequence MNFVKILAVSAAAIASLLPLSAWAQSFTVKDVADREVTFDKPVERVILGEGRMLYAVAPIEKEDPFAKIVGWRNDLWTTDKDGFNAYVEKFPKGKDLPFLGNLTDGTLQTETVVKLHPDVLLLPIGNKAAADEVKLEDMLNGIGVKIVYIDFREHILANTEPSLKILGQIFGHEDRAEAVASFWKEQMARVTDRLKAANPPKPNVFMYRAAGLVECCGTFGPDNFGLMVDWAGGHNLGSDFLPGYTGSINAEQVVASNPDVIVVTGSNWSQTKNAKDFVNVGPNAAATFDDGRKALNTLMENPAFTGSRAVAGGNVHAIWHQFYTSPYQFVAVQQLAKWFHPNLFADLDPDATFKEFHEKFLPVAYQPGYWVDAKAGQ is encoded by the coding sequence ATGAATTTCGTGAAAATACTCGCAGTCTCCGCAGCGGCGATTGCGAGCCTATTGCCGCTTTCGGCTTGGGCGCAGTCCTTCACCGTCAAGGATGTGGCCGACCGTGAAGTGACCTTCGACAAGCCGGTCGAGCGTGTGATCCTTGGGGAAGGCCGCATGCTCTACGCCGTCGCGCCGATCGAGAAGGAAGATCCCTTCGCCAAGATCGTCGGCTGGCGCAACGATCTCTGGACCACCGATAAGGACGGCTTCAACGCCTATGTCGAGAAGTTTCCGAAGGGCAAGGACCTGCCCTTTCTGGGCAACCTGACCGACGGAACGCTGCAGACCGAGACGGTCGTCAAGCTTCATCCCGATGTGCTGCTGCTGCCGATCGGCAACAAAGCGGCCGCCGACGAGGTGAAGCTCGAAGACATGCTGAACGGAATCGGCGTGAAGATCGTCTACATCGATTTCCGCGAGCACATTCTCGCCAACACCGAGCCGAGCCTGAAGATCCTCGGCCAGATCTTCGGCCATGAAGACCGCGCCGAAGCCGTCGCCAGCTTCTGGAAAGAGCAGATGGCCCGCGTCACCGACAGACTGAAGGCCGCCAATCCTCCGAAGCCGAATGTCTTCATGTACCGCGCCGCAGGCCTGGTCGAATGCTGCGGCACCTTCGGCCCCGACAATTTCGGCCTGATGGTCGATTGGGCCGGCGGCCACAATCTCGGCTCCGATTTCCTGCCGGGCTATACCGGCTCGATCAATGCCGAGCAGGTCGTCGCCTCCAATCCTGACGTCATCGTCGTCACCGGCTCCAACTGGAGCCAGACCAAGAATGCCAAAGATTTTGTGAATGTCGGCCCGAATGCGGCAGCCACCTTCGACGACGGCCGCAAGGCGCTGAACACGCTGATGGAAAACCCTGCCTTCACCGGCTCCAGGGCGGTTGCCGGCGGCAATGTCCATGCGATCTGGCACCAGTTCTATACCAGCCCCTACCAGTTCGTCGCCGTGCAGCAGCTGGCCAAGTGGTTCCATCCGAACCTCTTTGCCGATCTCGATCCCGATGCCACCTTCAAGGAATTCCACGAAAAATTCCTGCCGGTCGCCTATCAGCCAGGTTACTGGGTCGACGCCAAGGCGGGTCAGTAA
- a CDS encoding FecCD family ABC transporter permease, with the protein MAEIAAISIEAEAGRERYRALARRKLLILFAMTAVLCLSFAVDLAWGPARYSLGEVVSALFDPSSVSDQIRAVVWDIRMPVAVMAIVVGASLSVAGAQMQTILANPLASPFTLGISAAASFGAALAIVTSVPLLPVAAGLLVPVNAFIMALIATLFIHFVSQARGVSVQTVVLLGIALVFTFNAALAFLQYLASEQALSAVVFWTMGSLTKATWPKIWVTLAVLLMALPLFARNAWALTAIRLGEDKAASFGVNVRRIRLETMLVVSLLAAIPVSFVGTIGFVGLVGPHISRMILGEDQRFFLPGSILSGALLLSLTSIVSKSIIPGVVFPIGIITALVGVPFFFSLILSNRSRSW; encoded by the coding sequence ATGGCCGAGATCGCCGCCATATCGATAGAAGCCGAAGCCGGGAGGGAGCGCTACCGCGCCCTCGCCCGGCGCAAGCTTCTGATCCTTTTTGCCATGACGGCAGTGCTTTGTCTGTCCTTCGCGGTCGATCTCGCCTGGGGGCCGGCCCGCTATAGTCTCGGCGAGGTCGTCTCCGCCCTCTTCGACCCTTCCTCCGTTTCGGATCAGATCCGCGCCGTCGTCTGGGACATCCGGATGCCGGTTGCCGTGATGGCGATCGTCGTCGGCGCCTCGCTCTCCGTCGCCGGCGCGCAGATGCAGACGATCCTCGCAAATCCGCTCGCCAGCCCGTTCACACTCGGCATTTCAGCGGCGGCAAGCTTCGGTGCCGCCCTGGCGATCGTCACCAGCGTTCCGCTTCTGCCTGTAGCAGCCGGGCTACTGGTGCCGGTCAATGCCTTCATCATGGCGCTGATCGCCACGCTCTTCATCCATTTCGTCTCGCAGGCCCGCGGCGTCTCGGTGCAGACGGTGGTGTTGCTCGGCATCGCGCTGGTCTTCACCTTCAATGCAGCTCTCGCCTTCCTGCAATATCTCGCCTCCGAACAGGCGCTGTCGGCTGTCGTCTTCTGGACAATGGGCAGCCTCACCAAGGCCACCTGGCCGAAGATCTGGGTGACGCTCGCCGTCCTGCTGATGGCGCTGCCGCTCTTTGCCCGCAATGCCTGGGCGCTGACCGCCATCCGCCTTGGCGAGGACAAGGCCGCGAGCTTCGGCGTCAATGTCCGCCGCATCCGGCTGGAAACCATGCTTGTGGTCTCGTTGCTTGCCGCAATACCCGTCAGCTTCGTCGGCACGATCGGTTTCGTCGGCCTCGTCGGGCCGCATATATCACGCATGATCCTCGGCGAGGACCAGCGTTTCTTCCTGCCGGGCTCGATCCTGTCGGGCGCGCTGCTCCTCTCGCTGACCTCGATCGTCTCGAAGTCGATCATCCCAGGTGTCGTCTTCCCGATCGGCATCATTACCGCCCTGGTCGGCGTGCCCTTCTTCTTTTCGCTCATCCTCTCGAACAGGAGCCGGTCGTGGTAG
- a CDS encoding ABC transporter ATP-binding protein gives MVALQLQSVGAYHGRKLFVEDVTTPVMTSGEVVAVIGPNAAGKSTLFKRITGLLKGPGHVVVEGSKTKNAISYMPQDTSANAVLTVYESILLARKQGQSWAVSDSDLRFIDEIMKALDMSAIAFRDLGALSGGQRQLVSIAQALVREPEIMLMDEPTSALDLHRQVEVLDFMRRQARTKGMIVLIAIHDLNQALRFADKVLVIANGRMHACGTPRDVVTAEMLREIYRVEARVEKCSLDHDHVIVDGTAH, from the coding sequence GTGGTAGCGCTTCAGTTGCAGTCCGTCGGCGCCTATCACGGGCGCAAGCTCTTCGTCGAAGACGTGACGACGCCGGTGATGACATCGGGCGAGGTCGTCGCAGTGATCGGCCCGAATGCCGCCGGCAAGTCGACGCTTTTCAAGCGCATCACCGGCCTGCTCAAGGGGCCGGGCCATGTCGTCGTTGAAGGGTCGAAGACAAAAAACGCCATCAGCTACATGCCTCAGGATACCTCGGCAAACGCGGTGCTGACGGTCTACGAATCTATCCTGCTTGCCCGCAAGCAGGGCCAATCCTGGGCCGTCAGTGACAGTGACCTGCGCTTCATCGACGAGATCATGAAGGCGCTCGATATGTCAGCCATCGCCTTCCGCGATCTCGGCGCGCTTTCCGGCGGCCAGCGCCAACTCGTCTCCATCGCCCAGGCCCTGGTCCGCGAACCGGAGATCATGCTGATGGACGAGCCAACCAGCGCGCTCGATCTTCACCGCCAGGTCGAGGTCCTCGATTTCATGCGCCGCCAGGCCCGCACCAAGGGCATGATCGTGCTGATCGCCATTCACGACCTCAACCAGGCGCTCCGCTTCGCCGACAAAGTCCTCGTCATCGCCAACGGCCGCATGCACGCCTGCGGCACCCCCCGCGACGTCGTCACCGCCGAGATGCTGCGGGAGATCTACAGGGTCGAGGCCCGGGTGGAGAAATGCTCGCTTGACCACGACCACGTGATCGTCGATGGGACAGCGCATTGA
- a CDS encoding sugar-binding transcriptional regulator, translating to MTRLNELRLISRVAQMYHLEGRRQAEIAQHLRLSQATVSRMLKRAEAEDIVRTSVTPPVGTYSELESALREKYDLPEAIVVECTEDRDGAIMARIGEAAAHLLEVTLAPGEIIGVSSWSQTISKMVENIHPLKSAQAKYVVQTLGGMGDPSVQTHATQLTTRLARLTGAEPKLLAVQGVTTSREAKFLMQADPYVRETMDLFGSITLAIVGIGAVEPSELLARSGNIFSSRELSDLAEAGAVGDISLRFFDKNGKPVKTPLDDRVIGLPLEDLERVDRVIALAGGSKKIEAIAGALRVGVIDMLVTDKFTAQRLID from the coding sequence ATGACTCGCCTCAATGAACTCCGCCTCATCTCAAGGGTCGCCCAGATGTACCACTTGGAGGGACGGCGACAGGCGGAGATCGCACAGCACCTTCGTCTGTCGCAGGCGACGGTGTCGCGCATGCTCAAGCGTGCCGAGGCCGAAGATATTGTGCGAACCAGCGTGACCCCTCCCGTTGGCACCTACAGCGAGCTTGAGAGCGCACTTCGCGAGAAATATGATTTGCCGGAGGCGATCGTCGTTGAGTGTACGGAAGATCGGGACGGAGCCATCATGGCCCGTATCGGAGAGGCAGCGGCTCATCTCTTGGAAGTGACGCTTGCGCCAGGGGAGATCATCGGCGTTTCGAGTTGGAGCCAGACCATCTCCAAGATGGTCGAGAACATTCATCCCCTGAAGAGCGCTCAGGCGAAATACGTCGTCCAAACCCTTGGAGGCATGGGCGATCCTTCAGTGCAGACGCATGCGACGCAGCTTACCACGCGGCTTGCTCGGCTGACCGGCGCTGAGCCAAAACTGCTCGCTGTGCAAGGCGTTACGACGTCCAGAGAGGCAAAATTTCTTATGCAGGCCGATCCATACGTTCGGGAGACGATGGACTTGTTCGGCAGCATAACGCTTGCGATCGTCGGAATCGGAGCAGTCGAGCCGTCCGAACTTCTCGCACGGTCCGGCAACATCTTTTCGTCTCGCGAACTCTCTGATCTCGCGGAAGCGGGAGCCGTCGGCGATATCTCACTTCGCTTCTTCGATAAAAACGGCAAGCCGGTCAAGACACCCCTGGACGACCGGGTCATAGGCCTTCCACTTGAGGATCTCGAACGGGTGGACCGGGTCATTGCTCTTGCTGGCGGGTCCAAAAAGATCGAGGCTATCGCAGGCGCGCTGCGCGTGGGGGTGATCGACATGCTTGTTACGGACAAGTTTACCGCGCAGCGATTGATCGACTGA
- a CDS encoding FGGY-family carbohydrate kinase produces MRAILAIDQGTTNSKAVLVSEKGEIVGRGSAPVGITYPKPGWVEQDPRRLYASVCEAIDACLKAAPDVAVEAVAISNQRESVTAWDAETGEALGPVVSWQCRRTAQDCERLIAEGRLDRVQALTGLPLDPMFPGSKFRWLLDRIPAGRSVRLGTVDSWLVHCLTGGRRHVCDASNAARSQLFDLQEQSWSEELGEIFGVDIALLPEVLDSSADFGRTQGLPGVPDGTPIMAVIGDSHAALFGHGAFKPGDGKVTFGTGSSVMTTLPRFIPPRNGVTTTVAWRLNGKPTFAFEGNILVCAASLPWMAGILGLSDVAALVELAASAELGGPGFVPAFVGLGAPYWNSDARALFSQINFNTTRAQMARSVTDSIAFQVHDVIAAMRVQSGGELGALYVDGGPSQNRFLMQCVSNLIEHPVIQCEAPEASALGAAYLAGLSLGLWSDLQVIAELPRSSHIIDPEPVDRAVLLNTWNDALARSTARETTANDE; encoded by the coding sequence ATGCGGGCAATTCTGGCCATTGACCAGGGCACGACCAATTCAAAAGCAGTTCTGGTTTCCGAAAAGGGAGAAATTGTTGGCAGGGGTTCGGCTCCGGTCGGCATCACCTATCCGAAACCAGGCTGGGTCGAACAAGACCCACGCCGGCTCTACGCATCCGTCTGCGAGGCGATCGACGCCTGCCTGAAGGCCGCCCCCGACGTGGCTGTCGAGGCCGTGGCGATTTCCAATCAGCGCGAGTCAGTCACTGCCTGGGACGCCGAAACGGGAGAGGCACTTGGACCGGTGGTGAGCTGGCAGTGCCGTCGAACGGCACAGGATTGCGAACGTCTCATTGCTGAAGGCCGCCTTGACCGCGTGCAGGCGCTCACAGGACTGCCGCTGGATCCGATGTTCCCGGGTTCGAAATTCCGATGGCTGCTCGACCGTATTCCGGCCGGGCGATCGGTGCGGCTGGGAACGGTCGACAGTTGGCTCGTCCACTGCCTGACGGGCGGGCGCCGGCATGTTTGCGATGCTTCGAATGCCGCCAGGAGCCAGTTGTTCGATCTCCAGGAGCAGAGCTGGAGCGAGGAACTTGGCGAGATTTTCGGCGTGGATATCGCGCTCCTCCCCGAGGTACTCGACAGCTCTGCCGACTTCGGCAGGACGCAAGGGTTGCCAGGCGTGCCGGATGGAACTCCGATCATGGCCGTGATCGGAGACAGTCATGCTGCGCTGTTCGGTCATGGAGCATTCAAGCCGGGTGATGGCAAGGTAACCTTCGGAACCGGCTCATCGGTGATGACGACGCTTCCGCGATTTATTCCTCCACGCAACGGCGTCACAACGACCGTCGCATGGCGTCTCAATGGAAAGCCGACTTTCGCTTTCGAAGGCAATATTTTGGTTTGCGCCGCCAGTCTCCCCTGGATGGCAGGCATTCTCGGCCTTTCGGACGTGGCGGCCCTTGTCGAACTTGCGGCGAGCGCCGAACTAGGCGGACCGGGCTTCGTGCCAGCATTCGTGGGACTGGGCGCACCCTATTGGAACTCCGACGCCCGTGCCCTGTTCTCCCAGATCAACTTCAATACGACACGTGCGCAAATGGCGCGGTCGGTAACCGACTCGATCGCCTTCCAGGTGCACGACGTGATCGCCGCCATGCGAGTACAAAGCGGCGGCGAGCTCGGGGCGCTCTATGTGGACGGCGGACCGAGCCAGAACCGCTTCCTGATGCAGTGTGTCTCGAACCTCATCGAACATCCCGTGATCCAATGCGAAGCACCCGAGGCCTCGGCTTTGGGGGCCGCATATCTCGCGGGTCTTTCACTTGGCCTGTGGAGCGATCTCCAGGTTATCGCAGAGCTGCCCCGGAGCTCGCATATTATTGACCCGGAACCCGTGGATCGAGCGGTGCTTCTGAATACCTGGAATGATGCACTTGCCCGCTCGACGGCACGCGAAACAACGGCTAATGATGAATAA
- a CDS encoding transketolase family protein translates to MNAPINAPKLYDCRDAFASTLERLAAENETIVAVCNDSVGSSKLGGFKAKFGERLVNVGIAEQNMVGVGAGLANGGRLPFVCAAAPFLTGRSLEQIKADISYSNANVKLVGISSGMAYGELGPTHHSIEDFAWTRVLPNLPVIAPCDRIETAAAVEWAAAYNGPCFLRLSRVGVPDLLPEGHKFELGKANLLRQGSDLTLIANGTLTHRILKAAEILAERGINARVLNLATVRPIDEDAIIAAAKETGAIVTAEEHSIFGGLGSAVAEVVVDNAPVPMKRLGVPGVYAPTGSAEFLLDEFGMAPSAIADAAQSLIRRK, encoded by the coding sequence ATGAACGCGCCAATAAACGCACCCAAGCTCTACGATTGCCGCGACGCATTCGCCTCTACGCTTGAGCGGCTGGCAGCCGAAAACGAAACGATCGTTGCCGTCTGCAACGACTCCGTGGGTTCCTCCAAGCTCGGCGGCTTCAAGGCGAAGTTTGGAGAGCGCCTCGTCAATGTCGGTATCGCCGAACAGAACATGGTGGGGGTTGGAGCAGGCCTCGCCAATGGCGGACGCCTTCCGTTCGTGTGCGCCGCCGCTCCGTTTCTTACGGGACGGTCGCTGGAGCAGATCAAGGCCGATATTTCGTATTCGAATGCCAACGTCAAGCTGGTCGGCATTTCTTCTGGAATGGCGTATGGCGAACTCGGCCCGACCCATCACTCGATCGAGGACTTCGCCTGGACGCGGGTTCTGCCCAATCTTCCGGTCATTGCGCCTTGTGACCGCATCGAAACAGCTGCTGCGGTTGAATGGGCCGCGGCCTATAACGGCCCCTGTTTCCTGCGGCTGTCTCGCGTCGGTGTGCCTGATCTCCTTCCGGAGGGTCACAAGTTCGAACTTGGCAAGGCAAACCTCCTTCGCCAGGGTTCCGACCTCACCCTTATTGCAAACGGCACTTTGACTCATCGAATCCTAAAGGCTGCCGAGATTCTCGCAGAACGCGGCATCAACGCCAGAGTGCTCAACCTTGCAACGGTTCGTCCGATCGACGAGGACGCCATCATCGCCGCGGCGAAGGAAACCGGAGCGATCGTCACAGCCGAAGAGCATTCGATTTTTGGCGGGCTCGGTTCCGCGGTAGCCGAAGTGGTGGTCGACAATGCTCCGGTCCCGATGAAACGTCTCGGAGTTCCCGGCGTCTACGCTCCGACCGGTTCTGCAGAATTCCTGCTCGACGAATTCGGGATGGCGCCGTCCGCAATCGCCGACGCGGCGCAGTCGCTGATCAGGCGCAAGTAA
- a CDS encoding transketolase, with translation MNTTELERVAREIRLRDLQAVFEAGAGHIGGEMSVIDILTALYFRVLNVWPDQPKHPDRDRFVLSKGHTACALYVTLAKRGFIPEEEISTFLQPHSRLNGHPNCNKVPGVETNTGPLGHGLPVAIGMAKAAKLSGAKYHTYVVTGDGEMQEGSNWEAIMAAAQFKLDNLTLVIDHNRFQQGAALAETNDLAPLRPKLEAFDWEVTEINGNNMSEVVSALEHRGSRPHCIVAHTNKGHGISFMQDRVDWHHKVPSKEQYEIALAELSEAL, from the coding sequence ATGAATACGACAGAACTCGAGCGGGTCGCTCGCGAGATCCGATTGCGCGATCTCCAGGCGGTCTTTGAAGCGGGCGCCGGCCATATTGGCGGGGAGATGTCGGTCATCGACATTTTGACTGCCCTCTATTTTCGTGTGCTGAATGTTTGGCCCGATCAGCCGAAGCACCCCGACCGCGACAGGTTCGTTCTTTCGAAGGGACATACTGCATGCGCTCTGTATGTGACGCTCGCAAAACGCGGCTTCATCCCGGAGGAAGAGATTTCCACCTTCTTGCAGCCGCATTCGAGGCTGAACGGGCATCCAAATTGCAACAAGGTTCCTGGCGTCGAAACGAATACCGGGCCGCTCGGCCACGGTCTTCCAGTCGCCATAGGAATGGCAAAAGCCGCCAAGCTCTCTGGCGCGAAATATCACACCTATGTCGTCACCGGCGACGGTGAGATGCAGGAGGGCTCAAACTGGGAAGCGATCATGGCGGCCGCGCAGTTCAAGCTCGATAACCTGACGCTGGTGATCGACCACAACAGGTTCCAGCAGGGCGCCGCCCTGGCGGAAACCAACGATCTCGCCCCGCTTCGTCCGAAGCTTGAAGCTTTCGATTGGGAAGTCACCGAGATCAATGGGAACAATATGAGCGAAGTCGTTTCAGCCCTCGAACACCGGGGATCGAGACCGCATTGCATCGTGGCCCACACCAACAAGGGGCATGGAATCTCGTTCATGCAAGACCGAGTCGACTGGCACCACAAGGTACCGAGCAAGGAACAATACGAAATCGCATTGGCAGAATTGTCGGAGGCACTGTAA
- a CDS encoding ABC transporter permease: protein MVALDINEHGLSSSAWLSKLKGATGPLVGLLALCVFLSLSTDTFLSVRNGLNILDQITVLGIMAVGMTFVILIGGIDLSVGSALALAMMVMGWTANVAGLPLPVGIAFALVAAGVSGLIVGLLVTQFRVPAFIATLAMMSAARGVANMITDGQQIVGFPDWFMMLAIDRHFGVLTATVFLMLAVVLAAWLFLHFRSEGRMLYAVGGNPEVARLAGINVPLVTIGVYVASSVLAGLAGIVLAARLDSVQPSSGLGYELDTIAAVVIGGTSLSGGAGGIGGTLIGVLIIGVLRNGLNLLNVSPFLQQVIIGIVIVLAVGAETIRRRRA from the coding sequence ATGGTGGCGCTCGATATCAATGAACACGGGCTTTCGTCCAGCGCCTGGTTGAGCAAGCTCAAGGGCGCCACCGGCCCACTCGTGGGGCTGCTCGCGCTTTGCGTCTTTCTGAGCCTTAGCACCGACACGTTTCTTTCGGTTCGGAACGGCCTCAACATCCTCGATCAGATCACTGTCCTCGGCATCATGGCCGTCGGTATGACCTTTGTCATTCTGATCGGCGGCATCGATCTCTCCGTCGGCTCGGCACTCGCTCTTGCGATGATGGTCATGGGCTGGACTGCGAATGTCGCCGGCCTACCACTGCCGGTCGGGATCGCTTTTGCTCTGGTCGCAGCGGGCGTTTCGGGGCTGATCGTCGGACTTCTGGTGACGCAGTTCAGGGTTCCAGCGTTTATTGCCACTCTTGCGATGATGTCCGCGGCACGCGGCGTCGCAAATATGATCACGGACGGCCAGCAGATCGTGGGATTCCCCGACTGGTTCATGATGCTGGCAATCGATCGCCATTTCGGCGTGTTGACCGCCACTGTGTTTCTCATGCTTGCGGTTGTTCTTGCGGCCTGGCTTTTCCTGCACTTCCGGTCCGAAGGTCGCATGCTCTACGCGGTGGGAGGAAATCCGGAAGTCGCGCGCCTTGCGGGTATCAACGTCCCGCTCGTGACGATTGGCGTCTACGTCGCAAGTTCAGTCCTTGCGGGGCTCGCAGGCATCGTACTCGCCGCCAGGCTGGATTCCGTCCAGCCGTCCAGCGGTCTTGGCTATGAATTGGACACCATCGCAGCGGTCGTCATCGGCGGGACTTCGCTTTCGGGGGGCGCGGGCGGTATCGGAGGAACACTGATCGGCGTTCTTATCATCGGCGTCCTTCGCAACGGGCTCAATCTTCTCAACGTCTCGCCGTTCCTGCAGCAAGTGATCATCGGCATCGTCATCGTGCTCGCGGTCGGCGCGGAGACTATTCGTCGGCGTCGCGCCTGA